A stretch of Enterobacter cloacae complex sp. ECNIH7 DNA encodes these proteins:
- the gcvP gene encoding aminomethyl-transferring glycine dehydrogenase, with the protein MTQTLSQLENRGAFIERHIGPDAQQQQEMLKTVGADSLNALIGQIVPKDIQLATPPQVGEATTEFAALAELKAIAGLNKRYKSYIGMGYTNVQLPPVILRNMLENPGWYTAYTPYQPEVSQGRLEALLNFQQVTLDLTGMDIASASLLDEATAAAEAMAMAKRVSKLKNANRFFVAADVHPQTLDVVRTRAETFGFDVIVDDADKVLDHQDVFGVLLQQVGTTGEVHDYGALIAELKSRKVVVSVAADFMALVLLTAPGKQGADIVFGSAQRFGVPMGYGGPHAAFFGAKDEFKRSMPGRIIGVSKDAAGNTALRMAMQTREQHIRREKANSNICTSQVLLANIASLYAVFHGPAGLKRIASRIHRLADILACGLQQKGLKLRHAHYFDTLCVEVADKAAVLARANAAEINLRSDIHNAVGITLDESTTRDDILNLFSVLLGDAHGLDIDALDKEVALDSRSIQESMLRNDAILTHPVFNRYHSETEMMRYMHSLERKDLALNQAMIPLGSCTMKLNAAAEMIPITWPEFSELHPFCPPEQAEGYHMMINQLSDWLVKLTGYDALCMQPNSGAQGEYAGLLAIRHYHESRNEGHRDICLIPSSAHGTNPASAQMAGMEVVVVACDKNGNIDLVDLRAKAEQAGDKLSCIMVTYPSTHGVYEETIREVCEVVHQFGGQVYLDGANMNAQVGITSPGFIGADVSHLNLHKTFCIPHGGGGPGMGPIGVKAHLAPFVPGHSVVQIEGMLTRQGAVSAAPFGSASILPISWMYIRMMGAEGLKQASQVAILNANYIATRLKSAFPVLYTGRDGRVAHECILDIRPLKEQTGISELDIAKRLIDYGFHAPTMSFPVAGTLMVEPTESESKAELDRFIDAMLAIRMEIDRVQDGEWTLEDNPLVNAPHTQHEMVSEWNHGYSRELAVFPAGVANKYWPTVKRLDDVYGDRNLFCSCVPMSEYQ; encoded by the coding sequence ATGACACAGACTTTAAGCCAGCTTGAAAACCGTGGCGCCTTCATTGAACGTCACATTGGGCCGGATGCTCAGCAACAGCAGGAGATGCTGAAGACAGTTGGCGCGGATTCATTAAACGCACTGATCGGCCAGATTGTGCCAAAAGACATCCAGCTTGCCACGCCGCCTCAGGTGGGGGAAGCCACCACGGAATTCGCCGCGCTGGCGGAGCTGAAGGCTATCGCAGGCCTGAACAAGCGCTATAAGTCTTACATTGGCATGGGCTACACCAACGTGCAGTTGCCGCCGGTTATCCTGCGCAACATGCTGGAAAACCCGGGCTGGTACACCGCTTACACCCCGTATCAGCCGGAAGTCTCCCAGGGCCGTCTGGAAGCGCTGCTGAACTTCCAGCAGGTGACGCTGGATCTGACCGGTATGGATATTGCCTCCGCGTCTCTGCTGGATGAAGCGACCGCCGCCGCCGAAGCGATGGCGATGGCTAAGCGCGTGAGCAAGCTGAAAAATGCCAACCGCTTCTTCGTGGCGGCGGACGTGCATCCGCAGACGCTGGACGTGGTGCGCACTCGCGCGGAAACCTTCGGCTTTGACGTGATCGTCGACGACGCTGACAAAGTGCTGGATCATCAGGACGTCTTCGGCGTGCTGCTGCAGCAGGTGGGCACCACCGGTGAAGTTCACGACTACGGCGCGCTGATTGCCGAGCTGAAATCTCGCAAAGTGGTTGTCAGCGTTGCCGCCGACTTTATGGCGCTGGTGCTGCTGACGGCACCGGGCAAACAGGGCGCGGATATTGTCTTTGGTTCAGCGCAACGCTTCGGCGTGCCGATGGGCTACGGCGGCCCGCACGCGGCGTTCTTCGGCGCGAAAGATGAATTCAAACGCTCCATGCCCGGCCGTATTATCGGCGTCTCAAAAGACGCTGCCGGTAACACCGCGCTGCGCATGGCGATGCAAACCCGCGAGCAGCACATCCGCCGCGAGAAAGCGAACTCCAACATCTGTACCTCCCAGGTGCTGCTGGCAAACATCGCCAGCCTGTACGCCGTGTTCCACGGCCCGGCAGGCCTGAAGCGTATTGCCAGCCGCATTCACCGCCTGGCCGATATTCTGGCCTGCGGCCTGCAGCAGAAAGGCCTTAAGCTGCGCCACGCTCACTACTTCGACACCCTGTGTGTGGAAGTGGCGGACAAAGCGGCCGTGCTGGCGCGCGCGAATGCGGCAGAGATCAACCTGCGTAGCGACATCCACAACGCCGTCGGCATTACGCTGGATGAAAGCACCACCCGCGACGATATCCTGAACCTGTTCAGCGTGTTGCTGGGTGACGCGCACGGTCTGGACATTGATGCGCTCGACAAAGAGGTCGCGCTCGACAGCCGCTCCATTCAGGAAAGCATGCTGCGTAACGATGCGATCCTGACGCATCCGGTGTTTAACCGCTACCACAGCGAAACCGAGATGATGCGCTATATGCACTCTCTGGAGCGCAAGGATCTGGCGCTGAACCAGGCGATGATCCCGCTGGGCTCGTGCACCATGAAACTGAACGCCGCGGCAGAGATGATCCCGATCACCTGGCCTGAATTCTCCGAGCTGCACCCGTTCTGCCCGCCAGAGCAGGCGGAAGGTTATCATATGATGATCAACCAGCTTTCCGACTGGCTGGTGAAGCTGACCGGTTATGACGCGCTCTGCATGCAGCCAAACTCCGGCGCGCAGGGCGAATACGCGGGCCTGCTGGCGATCCGTCACTATCACGAAAGCCGCAACGAAGGTCACCGCGATATCTGCCTGATCCCAAGCTCTGCCCACGGTACCAACCCGGCCTCTGCCCAGATGGCGGGCATGGAAGTGGTGGTCGTTGCTTGCGATAAGAACGGCAACATCGATCTGGTCGACCTGCGTGCGAAAGCCGAGCAGGCGGGCGACAAGCTCTCCTGCATCATGGTGACCTACCCGTCTACCCACGGCGTGTACGAAGAGACTATCCGTGAAGTGTGCGAAGTGGTGCACCAGTTCGGCGGTCAGGTTTACCTCGACGGCGCGAACATGAACGCTCAGGTGGGCATTACCTCTCCGGGCTTTATCGGCGCGGATGTGTCGCACCTGAACCTGCACAAAACCTTCTGCATCCCTCACGGCGGTGGCGGCCCGGGCATGGGTCCTATCGGCGTGAAAGCGCACCTGGCGCCGTTTGTCCCAGGCCACAGCGTTGTGCAGATTGAAGGCATGCTGACTCGTCAGGGCGCGGTCTCTGCGGCACCGTTCGGTAGCGCCTCTATCCTGCCAATCAGCTGGATGTACATCCGCATGATGGGCGCGGAAGGGCTGAAGCAGGCGAGCCAGGTGGCGATTCTCAACGCCAACTATATTGCGACTCGTCTGAAGTCCGCCTTCCCGGTGCTCTATACCGGCCGCGACGGTCGCGTGGCGCACGAGTGCATCCTCGATATTCGTCCGCTGAAAGAGCAAACCGGCATTAGCGAGCTGGATATTGCCAAGCGTCTGATCGACTACGGCTTCCATGCGCCAACCATGTCGTTCCCGGTTGCGGGTACGCTGATGGTTGAGCCGACCGAGTCTGAAAGCAAGGCCGAGCTGGACCGCTTTATCGACGCGATGCTGGCCATCCGCATGGAGATCGACCGTGTGCAGGACGGCGAATGGACGCTGGAAGATAACCCGCTGGTCAACGCTCCGCATACCCAGCATGAGATGGTCTCCGAGTGGAACCACGGCTATTCCCGCGAGCTGGCCGTCTTCCCGGCAGGCGTGGCAAACAAATACTGGCCGACCGTGAAGCGTCTTGATGATGTCTACGGCGACCGTAACCTGTTCTGCTCCTGCGTGCCGATGAGCGAATACCAGTAA
- the gcvH gene encoding glycine cleavage system protein GcvH, producing the protein MSNVPAELKYSKEHEWLRKEADGTYTVGITEHAQELLGDMVFVDLPDVGTTVSAGDDCAVAESVKAASDIYAPVSGEIVAVNDALSDSPELVNSEPYEGGWIFKIKASDESQVAALLDATAYEALLEDE; encoded by the coding sequence ATGAGCAATGTGCCAGCAGAACTGAAATACAGCAAAGAACACGAGTGGCTGCGCAAAGAGGCGGACGGCACTTACACCGTAGGGATCACCGAGCACGCGCAAGAGCTGCTGGGCGACATGGTGTTTGTTGACCTGCCTGACGTGGGCACGACCGTTAGCGCGGGCGACGACTGCGCCGTGGCGGAGTCCGTAAAAGCGGCATCTGACATCTATGCCCCTGTGAGCGGCGAAATCGTTGCCGTCAACGACGCGCTGAGCGATTCGCCAGAGCTGGTGAACAGCGAGCCTTATGAAGGCGGCTGGATCTTCAAGATCAAAGCCAGCGACGAATCTCAGGTTGCCGCGCTGCTGGATGCGACCGCGTACGAAGCACTGTTAGAAGACGAGTAA
- the gcvT gene encoding glycine cleavage system aminomethyltransferase GcvT, giving the protein MAQQTPLYEQHVLCGARMVDFHGWMMPLHYGSQIDEHHAVRTDAGMFDVSHMTIVDLRGSRTREFLRYLLANDVAKLKTPGKALYTGMLNASGGVIDDLIVYYFTEDFFRLVVNSATREKDLSWITQHAEPYAIDITVRDDLSLIAVQGPNAQAKAASLFNDEQRKATEGMKPFFGVQAGDLFIATTGYTGEAGYEIAMPNEKAADFWRALVEAGVKPAGLGARDTLRLEAGMNLYGQEMDEGVSPLAANMGWTIAWEPADRDFIGREALEMQREKGTEQLVGLVMTEKGVLRGELPVRFTDADGNPREGVITSGTFSPTLGYSIALARVPAGIGETAVVQIRNREMPVNVTKPIFVRAGKPVT; this is encoded by the coding sequence ATGGCTCAACAGACTCCTTTGTACGAACAACACGTGTTATGCGGCGCCCGCATGGTGGACTTCCATGGCTGGATGATGCCGCTGCACTACGGCTCGCAGATTGATGAGCACCACGCGGTGCGCACCGATGCCGGTATGTTCGACGTGTCCCACATGACGATTGTCGATCTGCGCGGCAGCCGCACCCGGGAGTTTTTGCGTTATCTGCTGGCAAATGACGTCGCCAAACTGAAGACGCCAGGTAAAGCGCTCTACACCGGCATGCTGAATGCCTCGGGCGGCGTGATTGATGACCTTATCGTCTACTACTTCACTGAAGATTTCTTCCGCCTCGTTGTCAACTCCGCCACCCGCGAAAAAGACCTCTCCTGGATCACCCAACACGCCGAACCTTATGCCATCGACATCACCGTCCGTGACGACCTGTCGCTGATCGCCGTACAGGGGCCGAACGCGCAGGCGAAAGCCGCGTCTCTGTTTAACGACGAGCAACGCAAAGCAACCGAAGGCATGAAGCCGTTCTTCGGCGTGCAGGCGGGCGATCTGTTTATCGCCACCACCGGCTACACCGGTGAAGCGGGCTACGAAATTGCCATGCCGAACGAGAAGGCCGCTGATTTCTGGCGTGCGCTGGTGGAAGCGGGCGTGAAGCCTGCGGGTCTGGGCGCGCGCGATACGCTGCGTCTGGAAGCGGGGATGAACCTCTACGGTCAGGAGATGGACGAAGGCGTCTCTCCGCTGGCCGCCAATATGGGCTGGACCATTGCATGGGAACCGGCTGACCGTGACTTTATTGGCCGTGAAGCGCTGGAGATGCAGCGCGAGAAGGGCACTGAACAGCTGGTGGGTCTGGTGATGACCGAGAAGGGCGTGCTGCGCGGTGAACTGCCGGTGCGCTTTACCGATGCTGACGGCAATCCTCGCGAAGGCGTGATCACCAGCGGTACCTTCTCCCCTACGCTGGGCTACAGTATTGCACTGGCACGCGTGCCGGCGGGTATTGGCGAAACGGCGGTGGTGCAAATCCGCAACCGCGAAATGCCGGTCAACGTGACCAAACCGATTTTTGTTCGCGCCGGTAAGCCGGTCACCTAA
- the ubiI gene encoding FAD-dependent 2-octaprenylphenol hydroxylase, protein MQNVDVAIVGGGMVGLALACGLQGSGLRVAVLEQKQPQPVAPDAPPELRVSAINAASEKLLTHLGVWADIVAQRASCYHGMEVWDKDSFGHIAFDDESMGYSHLGHIIENAVIHHALWQKAQQCSDVTLIAPAQVQQVAWGENEAFITLQSGDMLTARLVVGADGANSWLRNKADIPLTFWDYRHHALVATIRTEEPHGGVARQIFHNDGILAFLPLADPHLCSIVWSLVPEKAQQMHEATPEAFNQALCMAFDNRLGLCALESARQVFPLTGRYARQFAAHRLALVGDAAHTIHPLAGQGVNLGFMDAAELVKELRRLHREGKDIGQHLYLRRYERSRKHSAAMMLAGMQGFRELFAGANPAKKLLRDIGLKLADTLPGVKPQLLRQAMGLNDLPDWLR, encoded by the coding sequence GTGCAAAATGTTGATGTCGCCATCGTTGGCGGCGGTATGGTCGGACTGGCGCTGGCCTGTGGTTTACAGGGCAGCGGCCTGCGCGTGGCGGTGCTGGAGCAAAAGCAGCCTCAGCCCGTTGCGCCAGATGCCCCGCCGGAACTCCGCGTCTCGGCGATCAATGCCGCCAGCGAGAAATTGCTGACGCACCTTGGCGTCTGGGCAGATATTGTGGCGCAGCGCGCCAGCTGCTATCACGGCATGGAAGTGTGGGATAAAGACAGCTTTGGTCATATTGCTTTTGATGATGAAAGCATGGGCTATAGCCATCTGGGCCATATCATCGAAAACGCGGTGATCCACCACGCGCTGTGGCAGAAAGCACAGCAGTGCAGTGACGTGACTCTGATTGCGCCTGCGCAGGTCCAGCAGGTGGCGTGGGGTGAAAACGAGGCGTTTATCACCTTACAAAGCGGCGACATGCTGACTGCGCGTCTGGTAGTCGGCGCCGACGGTGCGAACTCCTGGCTGCGCAACAAGGCCGATATCCCGCTGACCTTCTGGGACTATCGTCATCATGCTCTGGTGGCAACGATCCGAACAGAGGAGCCGCACGGCGGCGTGGCGCGGCAGATTTTTCACAACGACGGCATTCTGGCATTCCTGCCGCTTGCCGATCCGCACCTGTGCTCGATTGTCTGGTCCCTGGTGCCGGAGAAAGCCCAGCAGATGCACGAGGCGACGCCGGAGGCCTTTAACCAGGCGCTGTGCATGGCGTTTGATAACCGCCTTGGCTTATGCGCCCTTGAAAGCGCGCGGCAGGTGTTCCCGTTAACCGGCCGCTACGCGCGTCAGTTTGCGGCGCACCGTCTGGCACTGGTCGGTGATGCGGCGCATACCATTCATCCGCTGGCCGGGCAGGGCGTCAACCTTGGCTTTATGGACGCGGCGGAGCTGGTTAAGGAACTGCGTCGCCTGCATCGCGAAGGGAAAGACATCGGCCAGCATCTGTACCTGCGTCGCTACGAGCGCAGCCGCAAGCACAGCGCGGCGATGATGCTGGCGGGCATGCAGGGCTTCCGCGAGCTGTTTGCCGGCGCGAATCCGGCAAAAAAACTGCTGCGCGATATTGGTCTTAAACTGGCCGATACGCTTCCTGGCGTCAAACCTCAACTCCTCCGTCAGGCGATGGGTCTTAACGATCTTCCCGACTGGTTACGCTAA
- the ubiH gene encoding 2-octaprenyl-6-methoxyphenyl hydroxylase, with the protein MSVIIVGGGMTGATLALAISHLTKGQLAVHLVEAVAPQAKNHPGFDSRAIALAQGTCQQLSRIGIWQAIADCATAIKTVHVSDRGHAGFVTLDAQDYRIDALGQVVELHDVGLRLFRLLQDAPGVTLHCPARVAGVSRSEASVSVTLENGTVLEGQLLVAADGSRSSLGAQCGVEWRQQPYGQVAVIANVSTAAEHHGRAFERFTQHGPLAMLPMSDGRCSLVWCHSQDKAEEVKAWSDERFCSELQKAFGWRLGRITHAGKRAVYPLSLTTASQSVSHRVALVGNAAQTLHPIAGQGFNLGLRDVMSLAETLAQAWGEQKDCGAYSVLSHYQKRRQADKEATIGVTDGLVHLFANRWAPLVAGRNLGLMAMELFIPARDVLAQRTLGWVAR; encoded by the coding sequence ATGAGCGTGATTATCGTTGGCGGCGGCATGACCGGGGCCACGCTGGCGCTGGCCATTTCGCATTTGACGAAGGGGCAGCTTGCGGTGCACCTGGTGGAAGCCGTCGCGCCGCAGGCAAAGAATCATCCCGGTTTTGATTCCCGCGCCATTGCCCTGGCGCAGGGTACCTGCCAGCAGCTGTCCCGCATTGGCATCTGGCAGGCCATCGCCGATTGCGCGACGGCAATTAAAACCGTTCACGTAAGCGATCGCGGCCATGCTGGCTTTGTCACGCTGGACGCGCAGGATTACCGCATTGACGCGCTGGGTCAGGTTGTTGAGCTGCACGACGTCGGATTGCGTCTGTTCCGCCTGCTCCAGGATGCGCCGGGCGTCACGCTGCATTGTCCGGCGCGCGTGGCCGGCGTGAGCCGCAGCGAGGCGTCGGTCAGCGTAACGCTGGAAAACGGCACCGTGCTTGAAGGCCAGCTTCTGGTCGCCGCGGACGGCTCGCGCTCATCGCTCGGCGCCCAGTGCGGCGTGGAGTGGCGCCAGCAGCCGTACGGCCAGGTGGCGGTCATCGCCAACGTCTCTACCGCAGCAGAACACCACGGCAGGGCGTTTGAACGCTTTACGCAGCATGGCCCGCTGGCAATGCTGCCGATGTCGGACGGGCGCTGTTCGCTGGTCTGGTGCCATTCGCAGGATAAGGCCGAAGAGGTTAAAGCCTGGTCCGACGAACGTTTTTGTTCCGAACTGCAGAAAGCCTTTGGCTGGCGGCTGGGGCGTATTACCCATGCGGGGAAACGTGCGGTCTATCCGCTGTCGTTAACCACCGCATCGCAATCTGTTTCTCACCGCGTGGCGCTGGTCGGCAACGCCGCGCAGACATTACATCCGATTGCCGGACAAGGGTTCAACCTTGGCCTGCGTGATGTCATGAGCCTGGCGGAAACCCTTGCTCAGGCGTGGGGCGAACAAAAAGACTGTGGCGCTTATTCGGTGCTAAGCCATTACCAGAAGCGACGTCAGGCCGATAAAGAGGCGACAATCGGCGTTACCGACGGCTTAGTCCATCTCTTTGCCAATCGCTGGGCGCCGCTGGTTGCGGGTCGCAACCTCGGGCTGATGGCGATGGAATTATTCATTCCGGCACGTGACGTGCTGGCGCAGCGGACTCTTGGTTGGGTCGCGCGTTAA
- the pepP gene encoding Xaa-Pro aminopeptidase, translating to MSSQEYSRRRQALLATMQPGSAALIFAAPEVTRSADSEYPYRQSSDFWYFTGFNEPEAVLVLIKSNDTHNHSVIFNRVRDLTAEIWFGRRLGQEAAPAKLGVDRALAFSEINQQLYQLLNGLDVLYHAQGEYAYADEIVFTALDKLRKGSRQNLSAPATLTDWRPVVHEMRLFKSEEELNLMRRAGEISALAHTRAMEKCRPGLFEYQLEGEIHHEFNRHGARYPSYNTIVGGGENGCILHYTENESALRDGDLVLIDAGCEYQGYAGDITRTFPVNGKFSPAQRAIYDIVLESLETALRLYRPGTSMQEVTGEVVRIMITGLVRLGILKGEVDTLIAENAHRPYFMHGLSHWLGLDVHDVGAYGADRSRVLEPGMVLTVEPGLYIAPDADVPEEYRGIGIRIEDDIVITETGNDNLTASVVKNADDIEALMAAARA from the coding sequence ATCTCGAGTCAAGAGTATTCGCGCCGCCGTCAGGCGCTGCTGGCAACAATGCAGCCGGGCAGCGCCGCGCTGATTTTTGCTGCGCCCGAAGTCACGCGCAGCGCCGACAGCGAATATCCCTATCGCCAGAGCAGCGATTTCTGGTACTTCACCGGCTTTAACGAGCCGGAAGCGGTGCTGGTGCTGATTAAGAGCAATGACACCCACAACCACAGCGTGATTTTCAACCGCGTGCGCGATCTGACAGCCGAAATCTGGTTTGGCCGCCGCCTGGGCCAGGAGGCCGCACCGGCGAAGCTGGGCGTTGACCGCGCGCTGGCGTTTAGCGAAATCAACCAGCAGCTCTATCAGCTGCTTAACGGCCTCGACGTGCTCTATCACGCGCAGGGTGAATATGCCTACGCCGATGAGATTGTTTTCACCGCGCTGGATAAGCTGCGCAAAGGCTCGCGGCAGAACCTGTCCGCGCCGGCCACGCTGACGGACTGGCGTCCGGTGGTGCATGAGATGCGCCTGTTCAAGTCTGAAGAAGAGCTGAATTTGATGCGTCGTGCGGGCGAAATCAGCGCCCTGGCGCACACCCGCGCCATGGAAAAGTGCCGTCCTGGGCTGTTCGAATACCAGCTGGAAGGCGAAATTCATCACGAATTTAACCGCCACGGCGCGCGTTATCCCTCCTACAACACCATTGTTGGCGGCGGAGAAAACGGCTGCATTCTGCACTACACCGAAAACGAAAGCGCGCTGCGCGACGGCGATCTGGTGTTGATTGACGCCGGTTGCGAATACCAGGGCTACGCGGGGGACATCACTCGTACTTTCCCGGTGAACGGTAAATTCTCACCGGCACAGCGCGCCATTTATGACATCGTTCTCGAGTCGCTTGAGACGGCGCTCAGGCTGTATCGTCCCGGAACCTCCATGCAGGAAGTGACCGGTGAAGTGGTGCGCATCATGATTACCGGCCTGGTCAGGCTCGGGATCCTGAAAGGGGAGGTCGACACTCTGATCGCTGAAAATGCGCATCGACCGTATTTCATGCACGGCCTGAGCCACTGGCTGGGGCTGGATGTGCATGACGTTGGCGCGTACGGCGCCGACCGTTCGCGCGTGCTGGAGCCGGGCATGGTGTTAACCGTGGAGCCAGGCCTGTATATCGCGCCGGATGCCGACGTGCCTGAGGAGTACCGCGGGATTGGCATTCGTATTGAAGATGACATCGTTATTACCGAAACCGGTAACGATAACCTGACCGCGAGCGTCGTGAAAAACGCTGACGATATCGAGGCGCTGATGGCAGCGGCACGCGCATGA
- a CDS encoding YecA/YgfB family protein yields MSIQNEMPGYKDLNQLLNQQGIGLTPAEMHGLISGMLCGGNSDSSWQPLIHDLTNEGLAFGHELAEALRKMHAATSDSLEDDGFLFQLYLPEGDDVSVFDRADALAGWVNHYLLGLGVTQPKLDKVTGEAGEAIDDLRNIAQLGYDEDEDQEELEMSLEEIIEYVRVAALLCHDNFTRSQPTAPEVRKPTLH; encoded by the coding sequence ATGTCTATACAGAACGAAATGCCTGGTTACAAGGATTTAAACCAGTTACTGAACCAGCAGGGAATCGGTTTAACTCCTGCCGAAATGCACGGTCTGATCAGTGGCATGCTGTGCGGCGGAAACAGCGACAGCTCATGGCAGCCGCTGATCCACGACCTCACGAATGAAGGGCTGGCGTTTGGTCACGAGCTGGCGGAAGCGCTGCGTAAAATGCACGCTGCAACCAGCGATTCGCTGGAAGACGATGGCTTCCTTTTTCAGCTTTATCTGCCTGAAGGCGACGACGTCAGCGTGTTCGATCGCGCCGATGCGCTGGCCGGCTGGGTAAACCACTATCTGCTGGGGCTGGGCGTGACGCAGCCTAAACTGGATAAAGTGACCGGCGAAGCGGGTGAGGCGATCGACGACCTGCGTAACATCGCCCAGCTCGGCTACGATGAAGACGAAGACCAGGAAGAGCTGGAAATGTCTCTTGAAGAGATTATCGAGTACGTGCGCGTGGCGGCATTGCTATGCCACGACAACTTCACGCGCTCTCAGCCGACCGCGCCGGAAGTCCGCAAGCCAACCTTACATTAA
- the zapA gene encoding cell division protein ZapA: protein MSAQPVDLQIFGRSLRVNCPPEQRDALNQAADDLNQRLQDLKERTRVTNTEQLVFIAALNISYELTQEKAKTRDYAASMEQRIKMLQQTIEQALLDQGRNPERPGPKFE from the coding sequence ATGTCTGCACAACCCGTCGATCTCCAGATTTTTGGCCGTTCACTGCGAGTGAATTGTCCGCCTGAACAAAGGGATGCTTTGAATCAGGCAGCGGACGATTTGAATCAGCGGTTGCAAGATCTAAAAGAACGCACTAGAGTCACAAATACTGAGCAGCTGGTTTTCATCGCCGCGTTGAACATCAGCTATGAACTGACTCAGGAAAAAGCGAAGACCCGCGACTACGCGGCAAGCATGGAGCAGCGCATTAAAATGCTCCAGCAGACCATAGAACAGGCATTGCTTGATCAAGGTCGCAATCCCGAAAGACCGGGACCAAAGTTTGAATAA
- a CDS encoding 5-formyltetrahydrofolate cyclo-ligase, whose product MTQFPEVSASRQDIRQLIRQRRRALTADRQVHFAQQAAARMMAYPPVVMAHTVALFLSFDGELDTQPLIEQLWRAGKKVYLPVLHPFSEGNLLFLHYHPHSELVVNRLKITEPKLDVRDVLPLSQLDVLITPLVAFDEQGQRLGMGGGFYDRTLQNWQQYGLQPVGYAHDCQGVEALPVEKWDVPLPAVVTPSKLWEW is encoded by the coding sequence ATGACCCAATTCCCTGAAGTTTCTGCTTCACGCCAGGACATCCGTCAGTTAATTCGTCAGCGCCGCCGTGCGTTAACCGCCGATCGGCAAGTGCATTTTGCCCAGCAGGCCGCCGCCCGTATGATGGCGTATCCCCCTGTCGTGATGGCGCACACCGTTGCGCTGTTTCTGTCATTTGATGGAGAGCTGGATACCCAACCGCTGATAGAGCAGCTCTGGCGCGCCGGGAAGAAGGTCTATCTGCCGGTGCTGCACCCGTTCAGCGAAGGTAATTTGCTGTTTCTGCACTACCACCCGCACAGCGAACTGGTGGTGAATCGCCTGAAAATCACCGAACCGAAACTCGACGTGCGCGATGTGCTCCCGCTGTCACAGCTGGATGTGCTGATTACACCGCTGGTGGCGTTTGACGAACAGGGCCAGCGTTTAGGGATGGGCGGCGGTTTTTATGACCGGACGCTGCAAAACTGGCAGCAGTACGGGTTGCAGCCGGTGGGCTATGCGCATGATTGTCAGGGCGTGGAGGCGTTGCCGGTGGAGAAGTGGGATGTGCCGTTGCCGGCGGTGGTGACGCCGTCGAAGTTGTGGGAATGGTGA